A genomic stretch from Chitinophaga lutea includes:
- a CDS encoding enoyl-CoA hydratase/isomerase family protein, whose amino-acid sequence MYNTITTELKDGILEITINRPDKLNALNQEVMKELALAIDEVYKNKDVKSALITGSGPKAFIAGADISEFLTLSPEQGAELAKRGHVIFQRIEDSHKPIAAAVNGFALGGGCELAMACHFRVASDNAKFGQPEVNLGIIPGYGGTQRLVQLVGKGKALELMMTADLIGAEEAHRLGLVNHVTTPAELLDKTRSILQKIHTKAPLAIAKVIKCVNNYFVYDINGFETEVEEFAGCFATQDLQEGASAFIEKRAAKFRGE is encoded by the coding sequence ATGTACAATACCATCACCACCGAACTGAAAGACGGCATCCTGGAGATCACCATTAACCGCCCGGACAAGCTGAACGCCCTGAACCAGGAAGTTATGAAGGAACTGGCCCTGGCTATCGACGAGGTATATAAGAACAAGGACGTCAAAAGCGCGCTCATCACGGGCAGCGGTCCCAAAGCGTTTATCGCCGGGGCTGATATCTCCGAATTCCTGACGCTTTCGCCCGAACAGGGCGCCGAGCTGGCCAAAAGGGGGCATGTCATTTTCCAGCGGATTGAAGACAGCCATAAGCCTATTGCTGCGGCGGTGAACGGGTTTGCGCTCGGAGGCGGCTGTGAACTGGCGATGGCCTGTCATTTCAGGGTGGCGAGCGACAATGCCAAATTCGGCCAGCCCGAAGTGAACCTGGGGATCATTCCCGGTTATGGGGGTACCCAGCGCCTGGTTCAACTGGTCGGCAAAGGGAAGGCGCTCGAATTAATGATGACGGCCGATCTGATCGGCGCCGAAGAAGCTCACCGGCTGGGGCTTGTCAACCACGTCACCACACCCGCGGAGCTGCTCGATAAAACCCGCTCCATCCTGCAGAAAATCCATACAAAGGCCCCGCTGGCCATCGCCAAGGTGATCAAATGCGTGAACAACTACTTTGTGTACGACATCAACGGGTTTGAGACCGAAGTAGAGGAATTTGCCGGCTGCTTTGCCACGCAGGACCTCCAGGAGGGCGCTTCCGCCTTTATTGAAAAGCGGGCCGCCAAATTCAGGGGAGAATAG
- the fumC gene encoding class II fumarate hydratase yields the protein MDFRIEKDTMGEVKVPANAYFGAQTQRSIDNFRIAQDINKMPKEIIRAFAYLKKAAALTNQEAGVLAAEKAALIGKVCDEILEGKLDAEFPLVVWQTGSGTQSNMNVNEVVAYRAHVINGGQLTDKDKAVHPNDDVNKSQSSNDTFPTAMHIAAYKMLLEVTIPGIKKLRDTLAKKSKEFMHVVKIGRTHFMDATPLTLGQEISGYVSQLDHGLRAINNTLPHLSELALGGTAVGTGINTPDGYAENVAKKIAELTGLPFITAENKFESLAAHDAIVEAHGALKTVAVSLMKIANDIRMLSSGPRSGIGELFIPDNEPGSSIMPGKVNPTQCEALTMIAAQVMGNDVAINIGGATGHFELNVFKPMMIYNFLHSARLLGDGCVSFNDKCAEGLAPIEANIKKHVDNSLMLVTALNTKIGYYKAAEIAQKAHKEGTTLKEMAVKLGYVTAEEFDAWVDPSKMVGKI from the coding sequence ATGGATTTCAGGATAGAGAAAGACACGATGGGAGAGGTGAAGGTGCCGGCGAATGCGTACTTTGGTGCACAAACCCAGCGCTCCATCGACAACTTCAGAATTGCGCAGGATATCAACAAAATGCCGAAAGAAATCATCCGTGCATTTGCTTATCTGAAAAAGGCCGCGGCACTTACCAACCAGGAAGCCGGCGTACTGGCCGCTGAAAAAGCAGCGCTCATCGGTAAAGTATGCGATGAAATACTGGAAGGCAAACTCGACGCGGAATTCCCGCTGGTAGTATGGCAAACAGGCTCCGGCACCCAGTCGAACATGAACGTAAACGAAGTGGTGGCCTACCGTGCCCACGTAATCAACGGCGGCCAGCTCACCGATAAAGATAAAGCGGTACATCCCAACGATGACGTGAATAAATCACAATCGTCCAACGATACTTTTCCCACGGCTATGCATATCGCGGCTTACAAAATGTTGCTGGAAGTAACCATTCCCGGCATCAAAAAGCTGCGCGATACCCTGGCGAAAAAATCCAAAGAGTTCATGCATGTGGTAAAAATCGGCCGCACGCACTTCATGGACGCTACACCCCTGACCCTCGGCCAGGAAATCAGCGGATACGTATCCCAACTGGATCACGGCCTGCGCGCGATTAACAATACTCTGCCCCACCTGTCTGAACTGGCGCTGGGTGGCACAGCAGTTGGCACCGGTATCAACACCCCGGATGGGTATGCAGAAAACGTAGCCAAAAAAATCGCCGAATTGACCGGCCTGCCTTTTATTACGGCTGAAAATAAATTCGAATCGCTGGCTGCGCACGATGCGATCGTGGAAGCACACGGCGCGCTCAAAACCGTAGCGGTGAGCCTCATGAAAATCGCAAACGACATCCGTATGCTCAGCTCTGGCCCGCGCTCCGGCATCGGCGAGCTGTTCATTCCGGACAACGAGCCCGGCTCTTCCATTATGCCCGGCAAAGTAAACCCCACCCAGTGCGAGGCGCTCACCATGATTGCCGCACAGGTAATGGGGAACGATGTAGCCATCAACATCGGCGGCGCTACCGGCCATTTCGAACTGAACGTCTTCAAACCCATGATGATCTACAACTTCCTGCACTCCGCACGTTTGCTGGGTGATGGTTGTGTAAGCTTCAACGATAAATGTGCAGAAGGGCTGGCGCCAATCGAAGCCAACATCAAAAAGCACGTAGACAATTCACTGATGCTGGTGACCGCGCTGAATACAAAAATCGGATACTACAAGGCCGCTGAAATTGCTCAGAAAGCGCATAAAGAAGGCACCACCCTCAAAGAAATGGCGGTGAAGCTGGGATATGTGACGGCTGAAGAGTTCGACGCCTGGGTGGACCCGAGCAAAATGGTAGGAAAAATCTGA
- a CDS encoding cobalamin B12-binding domain-containing protein: MVNPVQRPIRVLVAKVGLDGHDRGAKVIAAALRDAGMEVIYTGLRQTPEMVVNAALQEDVDAIGISILSGAHMTVFPKIIALMKEKGMNDVLLTGGGIIPDTDMQELYALGVGKLFPPGTNTQEIAGYIAAWTQKNREF; encoded by the coding sequence ATGGTCAATCCAGTTCAACGCCCCATCCGTGTATTGGTCGCCAAAGTGGGCCTCGATGGCCACGACCGCGGCGCCAAAGTGATAGCGGCCGCCCTGCGCGACGCCGGGATGGAGGTGATTTATACCGGCCTGCGCCAGACGCCGGAAATGGTCGTCAACGCCGCTTTGCAGGAAGATGTGGACGCCATCGGCATCAGCATCCTGTCCGGGGCGCATATGACCGTGTTCCCGAAAATTATCGCCCTTATGAAAGAAAAAGGGATGAATGACGTGCTGCTGACTGGCGGCGGCATCATCCCCGATACCGATATGCAGGAATTGTACGCCCTGGGCGTGGGAAAGCTGTTCCCCCCGGGCACCAATACCCAGGAAATTGCAGGGTATATCGCTGCATGGACCCAAAAAAACAGGGAATTTTAA
- a CDS encoding bifunctional UDP-N-acetylmuramoyl-tripeptide:D-alanyl-D-alanine ligase/alanine racemase — protein sequence MYTAESISKILKGELLQQTGHPEIEHILLDSRKLLVAETSVFIPLVSERRNAHQYIDELYKKGVSNFIVSEPVSIGLYPKANIIQVKNTLQALHALVAWHRHQFQIPVIGITGSNGKTIVKEWLYQLLEKDYNIVRSPKSYNSQIGVPLSVWQMKAENDLAIFEAGISQPGEMVNLEKVIRPTIGIFTNIGEAHNEGFLNIRQKVNEKLILFMKSDVLIYCKDYLALNECVNNFHNLVGKREIDNDLQLLTWSRKTDADLRVIGVDKNSNHTRIDALYKQEPIFIRIPFVDEGSIENAIHCWALMLYLGKPQQVIQERMDHLGNIAMRLEMKQGINNCSIINDSYNSDLGSLAIALEFLQQQRQHPVRTVILSDILQSGKSEGSLYEEVAGMLEQKGIQKLIGIGKNISREKQSFSKVKASFFANTEEFLQQVNPNEFQNESILVKGARIFQFERIGKLLEQKAHQTILEINLNAIAHNIKAYQALLKPGIKLMAMVKAFSYGSGSFEIASLLQFHGVDYLAVAYADEGVDLRRAGITLPIMVMNPEPTTFEAILQWNLEPELYSMHILDQFEEVVRYANKSNYPVHIKLDTGMHRLGFEQSDLPVLVQRLQHEGLFKVQSIFSHLASSEDPAKDDFTKKQYERFIKMSATLQQQLGYAVIRHIANSAAIHRHPDMQLDMVRLGIGMYGVDSAASFQDKLRNVSTLKTTIAQLKHIPAGDSVGYGGQWTATAPAVTATVRIGYADGYSRKLGNGNGKMLIRNKLAPVVGVVAMDMLMLDVTHIPDAAEGDEVIVFGEALPVQEVADWAGTIPYEILTGISQRVKRVYFQE from the coding sequence TTGTATACCGCAGAAAGTATCAGCAAGATCCTGAAGGGCGAATTGTTGCAACAGACGGGGCATCCCGAGATCGAACATATTTTGCTGGATAGTAGAAAACTGCTAGTTGCAGAAACCTCTGTGTTCATCCCACTTGTTAGCGAACGCCGCAATGCCCACCAGTACATCGACGAATTGTATAAAAAAGGCGTCAGTAATTTTATCGTAAGTGAGCCCGTGTCGATCGGTTTATATCCGAAAGCCAACATCATACAGGTAAAAAACACCCTGCAGGCGCTCCATGCCCTTGTGGCCTGGCATCGCCATCAGTTCCAGATCCCGGTTATCGGTATCACCGGCAGCAACGGGAAAACCATTGTAAAAGAATGGCTGTACCAGCTGCTCGAAAAAGACTACAACATCGTCCGCAGCCCGAAGAGCTACAACTCGCAAATCGGCGTGCCGCTTTCCGTATGGCAGATGAAAGCGGAAAACGACCTCGCCATTTTTGAGGCCGGTATTTCACAGCCCGGTGAAATGGTGAACCTCGAAAAGGTGATCCGGCCCACCATCGGCATCTTTACCAACATCGGCGAGGCGCACAACGAAGGTTTCCTCAACATCCGCCAGAAAGTCAACGAAAAGCTCATCCTTTTTATGAAAAGCGATGTGCTCATCTACTGCAAAGATTACCTGGCCCTGAACGAATGCGTGAACAACTTTCACAACCTCGTGGGCAAAAGGGAAATCGACAACGACCTGCAGCTGCTGACCTGGAGCCGAAAAACGGATGCCGACCTCCGCGTGATCGGTGTCGACAAAAACAGCAACCACACCCGCATCGATGCCTTGTATAAACAGGAGCCCATCTTCATCCGTATCCCGTTTGTAGATGAAGGCTCCATCGAAAACGCCATTCACTGCTGGGCGCTGATGCTTTACCTGGGCAAACCGCAGCAGGTGATACAGGAACGCATGGATCACCTGGGCAATATCGCCATGCGCCTGGAAATGAAGCAGGGCATCAACAACTGCAGCATCATCAACGACAGTTATAATTCCGACCTCGGCTCGCTGGCCATTGCGCTGGAGTTTTTACAACAGCAGCGCCAGCACCCCGTGCGTACCGTCATTCTCAGCGACATCCTGCAGAGCGGCAAAAGCGAAGGCTCTTTGTACGAAGAAGTGGCAGGCATGCTGGAACAGAAAGGCATCCAGAAACTCATCGGCATCGGGAAAAACATCTCCCGCGAAAAACAAAGCTTCAGTAAAGTGAAGGCCAGCTTTTTCGCCAACACCGAAGAGTTCCTGCAACAGGTAAACCCGAACGAGTTCCAGAACGAATCCATCCTCGTGAAGGGGGCCCGGATTTTCCAGTTCGAGCGCATCGGTAAACTGCTGGAGCAGAAAGCCCACCAGACCATCCTCGAAATCAATCTCAACGCAATCGCCCATAATATCAAGGCTTACCAGGCCCTGCTGAAACCGGGCATTAAACTGATGGCCATGGTCAAAGCCTTCTCCTACGGTAGCGGCAGCTTTGAAATTGCAAGCCTGCTGCAGTTCCATGGGGTAGACTACCTGGCTGTGGCGTATGCAGACGAAGGCGTAGATCTCCGACGCGCGGGTATCACCCTGCCCATCATGGTCATGAATCCCGAGCCCACCACCTTCGAAGCCATCCTGCAATGGAACCTCGAACCCGAGCTGTATTCCATGCACATCCTGGACCAGTTTGAAGAAGTGGTGCGGTACGCCAATAAAAGCAATTACCCGGTACACATCAAACTCGATACGGGCATGCACCGCCTCGGCTTTGAGCAGTCCGACCTCCCCGTATTGGTACAGCGTTTGCAACACGAGGGCCTCTTTAAGGTGCAATCCATCTTCAGCCACCTCGCGTCGAGCGAAGACCCGGCCAAAGACGATTTCACCAAAAAACAATACGAGCGGTTCATTAAAATGAGCGCTACGTTGCAGCAGCAGCTGGGGTATGCCGTGATCAGGCACATCGCCAACAGCGCCGCCATTCACCGCCACCCGGATATGCAGCTCGACATGGTGCGCCTCGGCATCGGGATGTATGGGGTAGACAGCGCTGCCTCGTTCCAGGACAAACTGCGGAACGTGAGCACGCTCAAAACTACCATCGCGCAGCTGAAGCATATCCCCGCCGGCGACAGTGTGGGCTACGGCGGCCAATGGACCGCCACTGCCCCGGCAGTGACCGCTACCGTGCGCATCGGGTATGCAGACGGGTATTCCCGCAAGCTCGGCAACGGCAACGGCAAAATGCTGATCCGCAATAAACTGGCGCCTGTTGTGGGCGTGGTAGCCATGGATATGCTCATGCTGGACGTCACGCACATCCCGGACGCGGCAGAGGGCGATGAAGTGATCGTATTCGGGGAAGCGCTACCCGTGCAGGAAGTAGCCGATTGGGCCGGCACTATTCCCTACGAAATACTCACCGGCATTTCACAGCGCGTGAAACGGGTGTATTTCCAGGAATAA
- a CDS encoding porin family protein, producing the protein MKVIRYAIILMLLATTTGLRAQEDSSAPKKRVSYHFHFYAPAKPRTGYITAGGNGPLLSFANVDKAGEHVRNIPRFTVFFNVGTNYNYDFTNNFGIFSGLNIKNIGLITKPNDSVKLKQRVYTLGVPLGLKFGNMRNGFFFFMGGEYDLAFNYKEKFFLHGDKKSKFNEWFSDRTPLLMPSVFAGFRFSPGFGLKVQYYLNDFYNKDYTQTVNGVKEQPYKDLKAKMMFVTLSYNFGVRWETDRYHKRHHDKYRKGTKVIIEKKTVTD; encoded by the coding sequence ATGAAAGTGATCCGCTACGCAATAATCCTGATGCTGTTAGCCACCACTACAGGCCTGCGGGCACAGGAAGACTCTTCCGCACCAAAAAAACGGGTGTCTTACCATTTCCATTTTTATGCCCCCGCCAAACCGCGTACCGGCTATATCACCGCCGGTGGCAACGGCCCCCTGCTGTCTTTCGCCAATGTAGACAAAGCCGGGGAGCACGTGCGCAACATCCCCCGGTTTACCGTGTTTTTTAACGTCGGCACCAATTACAATTATGATTTCACCAATAACTTCGGCATTTTCTCGGGCCTGAACATCAAAAATATAGGCCTCATCACCAAACCCAACGATTCCGTGAAACTGAAGCAGCGCGTCTACACCCTGGGTGTGCCCCTGGGCCTGAAATTCGGGAACATGCGCAACGGGTTCTTCTTTTTCATGGGCGGGGAATATGACCTGGCATTCAATTACAAGGAGAAATTCTTCCTCCACGGCGACAAAAAGAGCAAATTCAACGAGTGGTTCAGCGACCGCACCCCGCTGCTGATGCCGTCTGTTTTTGCCGGTTTCCGCTTCAGCCCCGGTTTTGGCCTGAAAGTGCAGTACTACCTGAACGATTTCTATAATAAAGATTACACCCAAACGGTTAACGGCGTGAAAGAGCAGCCGTATAAAGACCTGAAGGCAAAAATGATGTTTGTGACACTGAGCTACAACTTCGGTGTACGCTGGGAAACGGACCGCTATCACAAAAGACATCATGACAAATATCGCAAAGGCACCAAGGTGATCATCGAAAAAAAGACGGTGACCGATTAA
- a CDS encoding lipoprotein signal peptidase, producing MKYRHIIIIVVLILLVDQVLKFWIKTNMTIAEQFPVISDWFFIHFIENEGMAYGLKFGGEFGKIALTLFRLIAVVVGFFYMKKLVKEQYHNGLLVCGALILAGAAGNLIDSMFYGMIFSESTRYEVAQFMPAGGGYGTFLHGNVVDMLYFPLFDGTFPSWIPFWGGEHFVFFRPVFNIADASISVGVIAILLFQKRFLTRKTDEPGGAIETGAIVDDTRQVM from the coding sequence TTGAAGTATCGTCATATCATAATTATTGTAGTACTGATTCTGCTGGTAGACCAGGTGTTGAAATTCTGGATTAAGACCAACATGACCATTGCGGAACAATTCCCCGTGATTTCCGACTGGTTTTTTATTCATTTCATTGAGAATGAAGGAATGGCCTATGGCCTGAAATTCGGCGGGGAGTTCGGGAAGATCGCCCTCACCCTTTTCCGCCTGATTGCCGTGGTAGTAGGTTTTTTCTATATGAAGAAGCTGGTGAAAGAACAGTACCACAATGGTTTGCTCGTTTGCGGCGCCCTTATTCTGGCGGGAGCGGCCGGCAACCTGATCGACAGCATGTTTTACGGGATGATCTTCTCTGAAAGCACCCGTTACGAAGTAGCGCAGTTCATGCCTGCCGGCGGCGGTTACGGTACTTTCCTGCACGGCAACGTGGTGGATATGCTGTATTTCCCCCTGTTCGACGGCACTTTCCCGAGCTGGATACCCTTCTGGGGCGGCGAACACTTCGTGTTCTTCCGGCCGGTGTTTAATATCGCCGATGCTTCCATTTCCGTAGGCGTGATCGCTATTTTACTTTTCCAGAAACGATTCCTCACCCGGAAAACGGACGAACCCGGTGGCGCTATTGAAACCGGGGCTATCGTAGACGATACCCGGCAGGTGATGTAA
- a CDS encoding sulfite exporter TauE/SafE family protein, producing MSHNEVIDKVEQRVATVETQKVLIDLVNEDNKKQHWIWVFIGLSVLVVAGGLWFTYNYGISQESQTRITQFVQNTFTEKLLFFMGVGLMAQMVDGALGMAYGATSSSLLLGLGVSPAMTSTSVHVAEVFTTGASGIAHFKLGNVNKKLFLHLLIPGMIGAVTGAYLLSDKIDGNVIKPFMSAYLMILGILILRKALQRNKPKAKTRRLGPLAFFGGFMDAVGGGGWGPIVTSTLLSKGRTVNYTIGSVNAAEFFISVSSAGTFLLFNGVDSWQVIIGLILGGVIASPFAAVLVKRMKRKPLMILVGVLVIAMSLRTILLVFWK from the coding sequence ATGTCGCATAATGAGGTGATCGATAAGGTTGAACAACGCGTTGCCACCGTTGAAACACAAAAGGTGCTCATAGACCTCGTGAACGAGGACAATAAAAAGCAGCACTGGATTTGGGTGTTCATTGGTTTATCCGTGCTGGTGGTGGCCGGCGGGCTGTGGTTCACCTATAATTACGGCATTTCCCAGGAATCGCAGACGCGCATCACCCAGTTCGTTCAAAATACATTTACGGAAAAGCTCCTGTTTTTTATGGGCGTGGGGCTGATGGCGCAGATGGTAGACGGCGCGCTGGGCATGGCTTACGGGGCAACTTCTTCTTCGCTCCTGCTGGGCCTCGGTGTTTCCCCGGCTATGACCAGCACCAGCGTACACGTAGCCGAAGTATTCACCACCGGCGCCTCGGGCATCGCCCACTTCAAACTGGGCAACGTCAACAAAAAACTCTTCCTCCACCTGCTTATTCCCGGCATGATCGGCGCTGTTACCGGCGCCTATTTACTGTCCGACAAAATAGACGGCAATGTGATCAAACCTTTCATGAGCGCATATCTCATGATACTCGGCATATTGATTCTCCGCAAGGCCCTGCAGCGCAACAAGCCCAAGGCAAAAACCCGCAGACTGGGGCCCCTGGCCTTCTTCGGTGGATTTATGGATGCCGTGGGCGGCGGCGGATGGGGACCTATCGTAACCTCTACCCTGCTGAGCAAAGGGCGTACCGTCAACTACACCATCGGTTCCGTAAACGCCGCGGAGTTTTTTATCTCCGTTTCCAGCGCAGGCACTTTCCTGTTATTCAATGGGGTCGATAGCTGGCAGGTGATTATCGGGCTAATCCTCGGCGGGGTGATCGCATCGCCTTTTGCGGCCGTGCTGGTGAAGCGGATGAAACGCAAACCACTGATGATATTGGTGGGCGTGCTTGTTATCGCCATGAGCCTCCGCACCATTTTGCTGGTATTCTGGAAATGA
- a CDS encoding TonB-dependent receptor: MKITINSIKAIWLLSFLFITVAASAQESNIIQISGRVKDQGTGEPLPGVSIQIKGTVSGTTTDKDGGFVLKTRLKFPFTLVFSSLGFQVQEFEVTSTGSKLDIGLATQTLLGKEVVVTASRVEEEALKSPVAIEKLDIRAIKESPAPSFYDALENVKGVQMTTSSLTFKVPNTRGFNIPNNFRFMQLVDGVDMQAATLGVPLGNAIGPTELDIQSVEITPGAASALYGMNAINGMANLQTKSPFLYKGLSVYQKIGVNHVDGIDYDPSVLTETAVRYAQSFRDRFAFKVNVSYLRGTDWRASTATDQNAAANSRFPALNGAANNPAYDAWNKYGDENNNNVSVAVQLNGRTETFNVRRTGYWEKDLANPVVENIKFDVGLYWRVTSKAELSYTFRHGQMDGLFQRGNKIQLNDVVVQNHKLELKGSDYFIRGYVMLENTGDSYNLKPLSDNLDLTNKSNNAWRDAFRTKLQTEINAGTELAQAMRLARTEADRGRVEPGTAAFRDLKNTIIGINNWDHANVVSGAPSTGGAWLDQHSRVYHVDAQWDLSKKVGIFNLLVGADGRIYEVIPDGNNFVDFTKPLKDRTTPGGKNVYYKKYGAFAQASKTFFEDKLKLVGSLRVDYNPEFDPKINPRIAAVYTLAQKHNFRASWQNGFRFPALFEALSFVNNGNVRRVGGLSYINEGLGYLENSYTLASVNTFNNAVNRDVADGLTPNAAALKNRALLEITNLSPTRPERINSFEVGYRSVLLGNKIVVDADAYYNRYDGFLGQVEVAVPATNKVGTDESVTDMLAANRSKQTRYRVYTNAKNTYDNYGASLGVTYNFHKKWTVAGNLNYNAIVENKEKDVFATGFNTPNWVSNISFGNRELFKNFGFNVVWRWQNTFYWESPLANGDVPAYNTVDAQVNYRIPKLKTTIKVGGANLLNNRYIQYAAGPTIGGLYYAAIAVEGLLTK, encoded by the coding sequence ATGAAAATTACAATCAATAGCATAAAAGCAATTTGGCTGCTATCTTTCTTATTCATCACCGTGGCTGCTTCCGCGCAGGAAAGCAATATCATCCAGATTTCAGGCCGCGTAAAAGACCAGGGCACGGGTGAACCGCTGCCCGGCGTGAGCATTCAGATCAAAGGCACCGTATCCGGCACCACTACGGACAAAGACGGCGGCTTTGTACTCAAAACGCGGCTGAAATTCCCCTTCACCCTCGTTTTCTCCAGCCTCGGCTTCCAGGTACAGGAATTTGAAGTGACAAGCACCGGCTCGAAGCTGGATATTGGCCTGGCCACCCAAACCCTGCTGGGCAAAGAAGTGGTGGTAACGGCCTCCCGTGTGGAGGAAGAAGCTCTCAAATCGCCGGTAGCCATCGAGAAGCTCGACATCCGGGCCATCAAGGAATCGCCCGCTCCCAGCTTCTACGACGCCCTCGAAAACGTGAAAGGCGTACAGATGACCACTTCCAGCCTCACCTTTAAAGTGCCCAATACCCGCGGCTTCAATATCCCGAACAACTTCCGCTTCATGCAGCTGGTAGACGGGGTGGATATGCAGGCGGCTACCCTGGGCGTGCCGCTGGGCAACGCCATCGGGCCCACCGAGCTCGACATCCAGAGCGTGGAAATCACACCGGGCGCGGCTTCCGCCCTGTACGGCATGAACGCCATCAACGGTATGGCCAACCTTCAGACCAAAAGCCCCTTCCTGTATAAGGGGCTCAGCGTATACCAGAAAATCGGCGTCAACCATGTAGACGGCATTGACTATGACCCGAGCGTTTTAACGGAAACGGCTGTACGGTATGCACAATCGTTCCGCGACCGGTTTGCCTTCAAAGTCAATGTGAGCTACCTGCGCGGCACCGACTGGCGCGCCAGCACCGCTACCGATCAGAATGCCGCCGCCAACAGCCGCTTCCCCGCGCTGAACGGCGCAGCCAATAACCCGGCATACGACGCGTGGAACAAGTACGGCGATGAAAATAACAACAACGTATCCGTGGCGGTGCAGCTCAACGGCAGAACGGAAACTTTCAACGTGCGCCGCACCGGCTACTGGGAAAAAGACCTTGCCAACCCGGTTGTTGAAAACATCAAATTCGATGTGGGGTTATACTGGCGCGTTACCTCAAAGGCCGAACTGTCATACACCTTCCGCCACGGGCAAATGGACGGCCTCTTCCAGCGCGGTAACAAAATACAGCTGAACGATGTGGTGGTGCAGAACCACAAACTGGAACTGAAAGGCTCCGACTATTTCATCCGCGGTTATGTGATGCTGGAAAACACCGGCGATTCCTATAACCTCAAACCGCTGTCTGATAACCTCGACCTCACGAACAAATCCAACAACGCCTGGAGAGACGCCTTCCGGACTAAACTGCAAACGGAAATCAATGCCGGCACCGAACTGGCGCAGGCTATGCGCCTCGCCCGCACGGAAGCCGACAGGGGCCGGGTGGAACCCGGTACCGCCGCTTTCCGCGACCTGAAAAATACCATTATCGGCATTAATAACTGGGACCACGCCAACGTGGTATCCGGCGCCCCTTCTACTGGCGGTGCCTGGCTCGACCAGCACAGCCGGGTATATCATGTGGACGCGCAATGGGACCTGAGCAAAAAAGTGGGCATCTTCAACCTGCTGGTGGGAGCGGACGGGCGCATTTATGAAGTCATCCCCGACGGCAATAACTTCGTGGATTTCACCAAACCGCTGAAAGACCGTACCACACCGGGCGGGAAAAATGTATACTATAAAAAATACGGCGCCTTCGCCCAGGCGAGCAAAACGTTCTTTGAAGATAAGCTCAAGCTGGTAGGCTCTTTGCGCGTGGATTACAACCCGGAATTTGATCCGAAAATCAATCCCCGCATCGCTGCTGTTTACACGCTGGCGCAGAAACATAACTTCCGCGCGTCGTGGCAGAACGGTTTCCGCTTCCCTGCGCTCTTTGAAGCACTTTCGTTCGTGAATAACGGCAACGTAAGAAGGGTGGGCGGCCTGTCTTATATCAACGAAGGCCTCGGCTACCTCGAAAACTCCTATACGCTTGCATCTGTGAATACCTTTAACAATGCGGTGAACCGGGATGTGGCAGATGGTTTGACCCCTAATGCAGCCGCACTGAAAAACCGCGCGCTGCTGGAAATCACCAATCTCTCCCCCACCCGCCCCGAGCGTATCAATTCGTTTGAAGTGGGCTACCGCAGTGTATTGCTGGGCAATAAGATAGTGGTAGACGCAGATGCATATTATAATCGCTACGACGGGTTCCTCGGGCAGGTGGAAGTGGCAGTGCCCGCTACAAACAAAGTGGGTACAGACGAATCTGTTACCGACATGCTGGCTGCCAACCGCTCCAAACAAACCCGCTACCGCGTATACACGAATGCTAAAAACACTTACGATAACTACGGGGCGTCGCTGGGCGTTACTTACAACTTCCATAAAAAGTGGACGGTGGCTGGTAACCTGAACTACAACGCCATCGTGGAAAACAAGGAAAAAGACGTGTTCGCCACCGGTTTCAATACTCCTAACTGGGTGTCCAACATCTCTTTCGGCAACCGAGAGCTGTTCAAGAATTTCGGGTTCAACGTGGTATGGAGATGGCAAAACACCTTCTATTGGGAAAGCCCGCTGGCCAACGGTGACGTACCGGCTTACAATACGGTGGATGCCCAGGTGAACTACCGCATCCCCAAACTCAAAACGACGATCAAAGTGGGCGGCGCCAACCTCTTGAATAACCGCTATATCCAGTATGCCGCCGGTCCTACCATCGGCGGGCTGTACTACGCAGCGATTGCGGTGGAAGGTCTGCTCACGAAGTAA